One window from the genome of Azospirillum sp. B510 encodes:
- a CDS encoding TlyA family RNA methyltransferase translates to MARVRVDVALVERGLAESRAKAQALILAGLVYSETRRIDKAGDLIVAEAPLAVKGQDHPWVSRGGLKLVKGLDVFAIDPTGLTAVDVGASTGGFTDVLLTRGAAKVYAVDVGHGQLAWKLRNDPRVVVLEKTNARHLTAAEIQDPVDLVVCDASFIGLEIVLPAALALVVPGGRLVALIKPQFEVGKGRVGKGGVVREPELHQEVCDRIRSWLDALPGWRVLDITESPITGPEGNKEFLIGAVREASPDQEFRDPVTAAA, encoded by the coding sequence ATGGCACGGGTGCGGGTTGACGTGGCGCTGGTGGAGCGCGGGCTGGCGGAAAGCCGAGCCAAGGCGCAGGCGCTGATCCTGGCCGGGCTGGTCTATTCCGAAACCCGGCGCATCGACAAGGCCGGCGACCTGATCGTGGCGGAGGCCCCGCTGGCGGTCAAGGGGCAGGACCATCCCTGGGTGTCGCGCGGCGGGCTGAAGCTGGTGAAGGGGCTGGACGTCTTCGCCATCGACCCGACCGGCCTGACCGCGGTCGATGTCGGCGCGTCGACCGGCGGTTTCACCGACGTGCTGCTGACCCGTGGGGCCGCCAAGGTCTATGCCGTCGACGTCGGCCACGGCCAACTGGCCTGGAAGCTGCGCAATGACCCGCGTGTGGTGGTTCTGGAGAAGACCAACGCCCGCCATCTGACCGCGGCCGAGATCCAGGATCCCGTCGACCTCGTCGTTTGCGACGCCAGCTTCATCGGCTTGGAGATCGTGCTGCCGGCGGCCTTGGCCCTGGTGGTGCCGGGCGGGCGGCTGGTCGCCCTGATCAAGCCGCAGTTCGAGGTCGGCAAGGGCCGGGTCGGCAAGGGCGGCGTGGTGCGTGAGCCGGAGCTGCATCAGGAGGTCTGCGACCGCATCCGCTCCTGGCTGGATGCGCTGCCGGGCTGGCGTGTGCTGGACATCACCGAAAGCCCGATCACCGGACCGGAAGGGAACAAGGAATTCCTGATCGGCGCGGTTCGGGAGGCGTCGCCGGATCAGGAATTCCGGGACCCGGTGACAGCCGCCGCTTGA
- the dxs gene encoding 1-deoxy-D-xylulose-5-phosphate synthase yields the protein MTATKTPLLDLCPTPAKLRALKPEQLRQFADELRTETVDAVSVTGGHLGAGLGVVELTVALHYVFDTPYDRLIWDVGHQCYPHKILTGRRDRIRTLRMGGGLSGFTKRSESDHDPFGAGHSSTSISAGLGMAVASKMKGERRNVIAVIGDGAMSAGMAYEAMNNAASTKSRLIVILNDNDMSIAPPVGAMSAYLSRLISSKPYLSLRHLAKEIADQLPRPLRNAARRAEEYARGMVTGGTLFEELGFYYIGPIDGHNLDHLLPVLQNVRDADDDKPVLIHVVTKKGKGYGPAEESADKLHAVAKFDVVTGTQSKPKSNAPTYTRVFAQSLIAEAAADPSIVGITAAMPSGTGLDLFGERFPDRCFDVGIAEQHAVTFAAGMATEGFKPFCAIYSTFLQRAYDQVIHDVVLQHLPVRFALDRAGLVGADGATHAGSFDTAYLGCLPDIVLMAAADELELMHMVATQAAIDDRASALRYPRGEGVGLELPERGGLLPIGKGRILQEGTKIAILSYGTRLGEARRAAAELAARGLSTTLADARFAKPLDEDLVRRLALEHEVLITIEEGSVGGFGSFVLQFLAMAGLLDGGLKIRPMVLPDLYLDHDSPAKQYEAAGLTAQHIVRTALQALGMESAAARA from the coding sequence CGGGCCCTCAAGCCCGAGCAGCTCCGCCAGTTCGCAGACGAGCTGCGCACCGAGACCGTGGACGCCGTATCGGTGACCGGCGGCCATCTCGGCGCCGGGCTGGGGGTGGTCGAGCTGACGGTGGCGCTGCATTACGTGTTCGACACGCCCTATGACCGGCTGATCTGGGATGTCGGTCACCAGTGCTATCCCCACAAGATTCTGACCGGGCGGCGCGACCGCATCCGCACGCTGCGCATGGGCGGGGGCCTGAGCGGCTTCACCAAGCGCTCGGAGAGCGACCACGACCCGTTCGGCGCCGGTCACAGCTCCACCTCCATCTCCGCCGGCCTCGGCATGGCGGTGGCCAGCAAGATGAAGGGGGAGCGGCGCAACGTCATCGCCGTGATCGGTGACGGCGCGATGAGCGCCGGCATGGCCTATGAGGCGATGAACAACGCCGCCTCCACCAAGTCGCGGCTGATCGTCATCCTCAACGACAACGACATGTCGATCGCTCCGCCGGTCGGCGCGATGAGCGCCTATCTGTCGCGGCTGATCTCGTCCAAGCCCTATCTGTCCCTGCGCCATCTGGCGAAGGAGATCGCCGACCAGCTGCCGCGCCCGCTGCGCAACGCCGCCCGCCGGGCGGAGGAATACGCCCGCGGCATGGTCACCGGCGGTACCCTGTTCGAGGAGCTGGGCTTCTACTACATCGGCCCGATCGATGGGCATAACCTGGACCATCTGCTGCCGGTGTTGCAGAATGTCCGGGACGCCGACGACGACAAGCCGGTGCTGATCCATGTCGTCACCAAGAAGGGCAAGGGCTATGGCCCGGCCGAGGAGTCGGCCGACAAGCTGCACGCCGTCGCCAAATTCGACGTGGTGACCGGCACCCAGTCCAAGCCGAAGTCGAACGCCCCGACCTACACCCGCGTCTTCGCCCAGAGCCTGATCGCCGAGGCGGCGGCAGACCCCTCCATCGTCGGCATCACCGCCGCCATGCCGTCGGGAACCGGGCTGGACCTGTTCGGGGAGCGTTTCCCCGACCGCTGCTTCGACGTCGGCATCGCCGAACAGCATGCGGTGACCTTCGCCGCCGGCATGGCGACGGAGGGGTTCAAGCCCTTCTGCGCCATCTATTCCACCTTCCTCCAGCGCGCCTACGATCAGGTCATCCATGACGTGGTGTTGCAGCATCTGCCGGTGCGCTTCGCGCTGGACCGCGCCGGTCTGGTCGGCGCGGACGGCGCGACCCATGCCGGCTCCTTCGACACCGCCTATCTCGGCTGCCTGCCCGACATCGTGCTGATGGCGGCGGCGGACGAGCTGGAGCTGATGCATATGGTGGCGACCCAGGCCGCCATCGACGACCGCGCCTCGGCCCTGCGCTATCCGCGCGGCGAGGGGGTGGGGCTGGAACTGCCGGAGCGCGGCGGCCTGCTGCCGATCGGCAAGGGCCGCATCCTCCAGGAAGGCACCAAGATCGCCATCCTCAGCTATGGCACCCGGCTGGGCGAGGCCCGGCGCGCGGCGGCGGAGCTGGCGGCGCGCGGCCTGTCGACCACGCTGGCCGACGCCCGCTTCGCCAAGCCGCTGGACGAGGATCTGGTGCGCCGGCTGGCGCTGGAGCATGAGGTTCTGATCACCATCGAGGAGGGCTCGGTCGGCGGCTTCGGCAGCTTCGTGCTGCAATTCCTGGCGATGGCCGGGCTGCTCGACGGCGGGCTGAAGATCCGGCCGATGGTTCTGCCGGACCTCTATCTCGACCACGACTCGCCGGCGAAGCAATATGAGGCCGCCGGCCTGACCGCCCAGCACATCGTCCGGACCGCGCTCCAGGCCTTGGGGATGGAGAGCGCCGCCGCGCGGGCCTAA
- a CDS encoding sensor histidine kinase translates to MAHIIAVTAYRNAEFGTDPGVGWTGNASQSALDDPAMLRCLLDQTPTPTALVEGEGDRCSFANAAFRALGVVAGDGIAESFPALSPALLAEARNSGLPQSSRAVGDRSAAGERFWDLRVTPMQGVNGAVRSLIVTAQETPESAAEHDRRLRDVSHRLKNTLQLVSSLLTLQTLSSRDPEVRRALQSAASRIGIVTQAHQSTHAALRAGRIDAGSHLHDLCQELEATLPGAHRIRVAAETAELPVDSIIPFSLIVSELVGNAARHAFPAGAPGVIDVRFDRNGAEGLRLEVSDHGTGLPDGLDPSRANSLGLKVVRAFVGQLRGRLIVDSGPHGTRMSVEFPAA, encoded by the coding sequence ATGGCGCACATCATTGCGGTCACGGCGTACCGGAACGCGGAATTCGGCACCGATCCCGGTGTCGGGTGGACAGGGAATGCCAGCCAATCCGCTCTCGACGATCCGGCGATGCTGCGCTGCCTGCTCGACCAGACCCCGACGCCGACCGCCCTGGTGGAAGGGGAGGGCGACCGCTGTAGTTTCGCCAATGCCGCCTTCCGGGCTCTGGGGGTTGTCGCCGGTGACGGTATCGCCGAGAGCTTTCCCGCCCTGTCGCCCGCCCTGCTGGCGGAGGCGCGCAACAGCGGCCTGCCGCAGTCCAGCCGTGCCGTGGGCGACCGCTCGGCGGCGGGGGAGCGGTTCTGGGATTTGCGCGTCACCCCGATGCAGGGCGTCAACGGCGCCGTCCGTTCCCTGATCGTCACGGCGCAGGAGACACCGGAGTCGGCGGCGGAGCATGATCGCCGGCTGCGCGACGTCAGCCACCGGCTGAAGAATACCCTGCAACTCGTTTCCAGCCTGTTGACGCTGCAAACGCTGTCGAGCCGGGATCCGGAGGTCCGCCGCGCCCTGCAAAGCGCCGCCAGCCGTATCGGCATCGTCACCCAGGCCCATCAGAGCACCCATGCCGCCTTGCGCGCGGGCCGCATCGACGCGGGCTCCCATTTGCACGACCTTTGCCAGGAGCTGGAGGCGACGCTTCCCGGCGCCCACCGCATCCGGGTCGCGGCGGAGACGGCGGAGCTGCCGGTCGACTCGATCATTCCCTTCAGCTTGATCGTCAGCGAACTGGTCGGCAACGCGGCGCGGCACGCCTTTCCGGCCGGTGCGCCCGGTGTCATCGACGTGCGGTTCGACCGCAACGGCGCCGAGGGCTTGCGGCTCGAGGTGTCCGATCACGGCACCGGCCTGCCGGACGGATTGGATCCCAGCCGTGCCAACTCGCTCGGGCTGAAGGTGGTGCGCGCCTTCGTCGGTCAGCTGCGTGGCAGGCTGATCGTGGACAGCGGCCCCCATGGCACCCGCATGTCCGTCGAATTTCCCGCCGCCTGA